The genome window CGACCTCCtagcagggacaggagagaggCACGGTGGCGGCCACCTTTCTGCCCCCAAAGACTTAGGGGCTGGTAGGGACCCGGCTGCCCTGACCCCCCCTttgtctctctgtccctctgtctctgccATCAGTCTCTCAGCCTCTCCACCTGCGAGATGGTGAGTCACCTGTGGTTCCTCCCCCAAAAGGCCCAAATCCCTGGACAGAGGGAGGGCCCAGAGGGCAGCGACTGGCACCCGGAGGCCTAATCCTGGGGGCTGCCCTGTGCAGACAGTTCAGACCCATCCCCAAGCTTGATCCCCCAGCTTTTGCGCCATGGCAAAAGTAGCTGCTGTGTGTCAGTCACCCCATGTCCCCATCAGCCCCGGCAGGTGGTCACTGTTAGTGCTTTTGACATTCGTTCATTCcacaacatttactgagcacctactgcgtGCCCAGAACCATTCTGGATTTGGGGACATAGCAGTGAAACTTCTCACCCTCTGGGAGGGCACAGAGGCTCAGAGTTTGGCCCTGGCAAACTGGGATTCAAGCCCAGGTCTGAGCCCCAGACCTCTGCTGTCCCAGCCACAGTACACTGTCTCCCAACAACGAAGTGACTCAGTCCAAGCCTCATCAACACCCTCAGGATGGAACAGGGCAGGCACCAGGCAAATACAAGGCCCAAAGAGACCTCATAACTTGCTCAAGGTGGCCCAGCCTGTCTCCTGGAGGACAGACCCAGCTGCCAGGGCTGGCCTGGCCAGCAAAGAATAAGTGTCTCCATCTGTGTTCACACTGAACCTAACAGCAGCCCCATATGGGAGTCAGCCAGCCTCAGAGAGGGGCAGGGGTGTTAAATTTTATCCAAAGAAAGCATTTCCAGAACTCAAAACATCTGAAATGAAGGGCACCAGCCTTTTTtctcccagtgcctagcacagggctGGGCGCAGAGTAGGTCTTCAAGCCCTACTTGGGGATGACAGTGAAACAGATTCATCTACACATTTAGGTGAGAGTGAACTCCACGCTGGCAGATACCCATCACTAATGCCCAGAGAGAAACGAGCAGCCCAGGAGTGATTGctgagttcattcattcatatattcttttttttttttaaagatgaccggtaaggggatcttaacccttggcttggtgttgtcagcaccacgctcacccagtgagcaaaccggccatccctatatgggatccgaacccatggccttggtgttatcagcaccgcactctcccaggcCGGCCCCATTCATATATTCTTCAGTCAACAAACACTGAGGAGCCTGGCCACTTGGCTCAGTTGCTTAGAgagcagtgttgataacaccaaggtcaagggttcgaatccccttaccagccagctgctgaaaaaaatcccaaacaaaaaCCACTTATTGAGCAGttaactgtgtgccaggcactattttaggtGCTGGAGTTGCCTCAacgaacaaaacagacaaaaacctcTGCCCCTGTCAAGCAAGTTAGGGCAGACCCCAGTGTGGGATGGGGGTTAGTGGTCTGGCCAGCAGGACACTGCTTCCTGCCTGCCCCCGGGGGCACCACATGTAACAGTTTGCAAAGCATTCCCACCTACGCAGTTCCCTTTGATGCGTCCTCACTCCCCAACCCAACTCCTTCCTCTCCTGGTCCCTTGGATAGTGTCTGCCCTGAGCATAACCCAGGTTGGGAGACTGGGGAGGAGGACTTACACCCTTGGGTGACTTAATGTGCCTCTTGCCCACCCTGCCCAAGACCCACCACTTCTGCCCCCTCAGCTCTCCTTGGATCCACTGGGTCCTGAATGGGACTGCCCCCTGGGCTCCAAGGACCTGGATGAAGAGGAGGGCCCATGGGGAGGGGGCTCCAGCCTGCCGCCCACAGGCTGCTTCCCTGGCTCCTGGCGCCAGGATGTGGGCCTGGACTGCAAGGGCTCCCCTGAGGGGGCCGAGGCCCGGGCCTGGACCGTCTACTACTACAGCCTCCTGCAGAGCTGTCTGCAGCAAGCTGGCCTTCCGGAGACCCAGGACCGCAGCCAGGTGCCCCGAACAGGTGCCCGAGGGCTCCATGGAGGGGAGCACccctgggggcagggaagggccCTCAGCCCAGTCTGCTTTCCCATCCCTGTCGAGGTTGGTCCCTTCCCCCAGAGTCTGCCTGGGTCTGAAGGCATGGAGGCAAAGCCAGTCGGCCCAGGGCAGCCATGGTTTCCAAGGGCATCTGGCACCAGTGGTCAGAGATCGGGGCTGTCCACCCTCATCCGCTTCCCCCAAAGAGCCAGCCCTGGGATGTGCAAACCATGTTCTATGGAACTGAAGTGTCTAGAGAGGTGTCTTGGGAGCTGCTGTAGAGGCAGCTCAGCAGTTAGGACCCCAAGGCTCCTCCTCTGCTTTATCTCTCAGGTAGCCATGAAAGATGTGTGGACAGAGGGTTTGCAGCTAGAATACATGAGAATCACATACTTGAtcccattgtgcagactgggaaactgaggctcagagaaacagTGACTCCTCCAAATCCACACAGAATTCAAAGCTCAgactagaacccaggtctctggTTACCCAGCCTGCAGTGCCTTCTGGACCAGCTGAAGAGAGAAGGGAGCCAGCCTCACAGGGCAGGACGAGTGGGCAGCTCCCCCTTTCCGATCCAGCTCCCTCTCTGTCCCCTGTATTCTTCTCATCTGATCCCTGGGAAGGATTGGGGGCCCAAGGGTGAGGGCAGGGGTGTGGGAGTCGGGGGAGGTGGGCAGAAAGACAGCAGGAAGAGCCTCCCTGAGCTTGGCAATGTTCTCTTCCCCCGAGGTTGCCCTGGGGCAGAGGTGACCTTGTGCATTCTGGGATCCCCCAGCACCTTTCTGTCCGTGTTGCTGGAGGGGGGGGTCCAGAGTCCGGGTGAGTGTTGCCCAAGTTCTCCACCCCCTCCTGCAGAAAGGGCAGCCCTGCCTGGCCCAGCCACATCCCAAAATACCCGCCAACCCTGGCAACTGCTCTCATTCCACTGGACCAGCTGCCACACTCTGAGTGGGGGTGGGTTCTGGGAGCAGCTGCCCCCACTACGCAGGGGCCCAGACTGGAGGTGGAGGGCGTGGGGCAGTAAGCCTTCCCTAGCCAACCACCGGCCTCCCTCTGCCCACAGGAAACATGCTCCTTTGCCTGTCCCCTGCTTGGCTGACGAAGGTGCCAGCACCCGGGCAGCCGAGTGAGGCAGCCCTGATGGTCTCCAAGGCCGTGAGCTTCTACCCAGGCGGCCTGACATTCCTGGATGAATTTGTCCCCCCGCGCCGTGCCACCTACTTCCTGgcgggcctggggctggggcctgGCTGGGGCCGAGAGGCAGCAGAGCTTGCCCGTGACCTGACCTGCCCCACAGGAGCTTCGGCTGAGCTGGCCCGGCTGCTGGAGGACCGGCTGCTGACGAGGCGCTTGCTGGCCCAGCATGGCAGTGTGGCCGTGCCAGCTACCCTGGCTTTCACCTACAAGCCACCGGGGTTTCTGCAGGGAGGGGATGCCAGCCCAGGACTGCGGCTGGTGGAGCTGAGTGGCAAAGAGGGCCAGGAAACCCTGGTGAAAGAGGAAATAGGGGCCTTTCTGTGCTCTGAGGCCCTGGGTGATGTCGTGCAGGTAACAGGCTCCTGCCCACCCTAAAGTCTGTGCAGATGCCAGCAGGATGGGATCCATGCATGATTACCAAGTCCTGCTGGGAAGCTGACCCAACTTTTAGCCCTGCCACTGCCCCATCTCTCCAGGGCAATCCCCTGCCCTCTCACCTCAGTTTACTTGTTGGCTGCTGTGGTATGAGCATCCCACCCTGCGGGTTTGTGGAGAGGTGTCAAGGAAGCCCCTTTGCCCTCCCTTCACCGCAGGTGGCAGTGAAGTTCAGTGGCTGGCGCTGGCGGGGGCGGCAGGCATTGCGTCTGCACTCACGGGCAGAGCTGGGCGCAGTGGTGGACACAGTGCTGGCAttgctggagaagctggaggaggaggagagtgtCCTAGTGGAGGCTGTGTGCCCACCTGCCCAGCTGCCCTTCCCAGGTGAGAGCCACCCGGGCTGGCCAGGGGTGGAAGCTTGGCTTGGCCTCTTGGCTTCCCTGTGCCAGGCTTAGGCCTCCCCGTCTTGCCCCAGGTGGTCCTTCACCTGGCCCTGAGCTGGCTGTGCGTATCTGTGCTGTGGTGTGTCGGATACAGGGTGACAGGCCCCTGATGAGCAAGGTGAGTGTGGCCCAGGTCTAGGTCATGACCCTACCTGCCATATTAGCCCTGCTCAATATCTGACAAGGGCCCCTGGGCAGTCTCTGGGCAGGAAGGACAAAATCTTCGGGGGGATCTTGTTTGCTTCTGGGGAGACTCCTGGGTCTGACAAAATTTCCCTCTCCTCCAACCCTTCCTGAACCCTTCCCCCATCAGGAGCCCCTGCCCCTATGCTCAGCTCCATGCTGGGTACCAGGGTCCAGGGAGCTGCACCTCTTCCCGCTGAAGATGCTGACCCAGGTTCCCTGATAAACCTCCACTACCTGGAGCCCTTTAGGAGGGGACATCAAGCTGGGGAGTTCAGGAAGGCTTGGGGACCCTCCTGGGTACCCAGCTCTGGGCCAAGCTGAAATGGAGAGAAATTCaaccctgccctcagggagtcCCAGTAGAGCAGGGCAGAGGTTTCCAGGGCAGATGCCAGGGCCGGGGCACACCAGGGTGACACAAGCACCCAGGCTGCAGGAGCTTGGAGCAAGCATGCATAGAGTCCTCCAGGATCACGGACCCCAGCTGGGCCTGGAAGTCCGGGCACAGTCCctggaggggtctggggaccagATGGGTAGTGGCAGGGGAGGGTGTTCTGTGCAGTTTGTCACACAGGAGGATGGGGCTCCTTGAATGCCTAGTGAGGGGTCTGGCCTGGATCTTGGCAGGGCGGGGGAGCATCTCGGGGGGCAGTTAGAGGGGGGAGTCTTGGGAGGGCTCCTCCTGGGCCAGTACCCTGAGCCACACCCTGCCCAGGTGGTGTGCGGCGTGGGCCGCAGGGACCGACCTCTGCGACACCAGAGCTCCCTGCCGAGGACGCTGGAGATGGCGCTGGCTCAGTGCGGCCTGGGCGAGGCGGCACAGGTGGCGCTCGTGCGGCAGCGCGTCAAGGCGGCGGCCGAGGCCGCGCTGGCCGCCGTGCTGGCCCTGGAGGCCAGCTTGAGCGCGGAGCAGCGCGGCGGGCGCCGGGCTCACACTGACTTCCTCGGTGAGTACGGGCGGCCCTGGCCCGGGCGCTGGGGGTCGAGAGCCGAGGGCCCCGCGCTGAGCCCGTGTCCCCACCCGACCCAGGCGTGGACTTCGCGCTGACGGTGGCCGGCCGCGCgctgaccccggtggccctggaGCTGAACAGCGGCCTGTGCCTGGAGGCGTGCGGAGCGCTCGAGGGGCTGTGGGCCGCGCCGCGCCCCGGGCCGGGGGCCGAGGAGGTGGCGGCCGCGCCGCTCGTGGAGACCATGCTCCGGCGCTCCGCGCGCTGCCTGATGGAGGGCAGGCAGCTGCTGCTGGTGGGCGCGGGCAGCGTCAGCAAGAAGTTCGTGTGGCAGGCGGCGCGCGACTACGGGCTCAAGGtgggcggggcgcggggcggggcctCAAGCTCCAGCCTGAGTGGTGGAGGCGGGACCGCGGGGCGGGGCCTGGAGCCAAGGCGCtcaggggtgggtgggtggggcttGGGGCGGGGCCAGCAGCCCTAGGGGCGGGGCCTTCCCGGGGCGCCAATGCGCAGGCGCAGGGTCGGGACCCGCTGTCCCGCCGGGGTTAGGGGACTAAGCTCGTTCTGGCCCTGCCAAGTGTGAGAGGCCCCTCGGAAGGGCACGGATCCCTCCGCCGAAAGAGGAGCAGAAGAGCCCAGTATAAATAGGCTGGGGACTGGGGGCCAGGGGCCAGGGGCGGCGTTTACGGTTAGCGCCAGAGACGGAGCCGGGCTGGGTCCTTGAATGCCAGGCTAAGGAGCCTGGCTTTATCCAGGGGAAAGGGCTGGCCCTTTGAGGTTGAACTGGCACTTGGCACCCAGGGTCCGCGGAGGGTGCTGGGGAGCAGCTTACAGATCCCAAATCAAGTTCTCAGCAGTGGCCCCACCTTACAGAATCTGCAGCAAGCCAGGCGGGTAGACATTATCCCCATtgaacagataagaaaactgaggccttcTCAGGCTGGCCCTAATCTACCCCTCCTCCCCTcgctctctccccctctccccacttctccTGGGGTATGCCACCTGCGCTCCCAGCCTTGCACACTGTGTTCTCCAGCTGGGATGTCACTCCACTCCTGATGTCAAGTGTTACAATGCAAACAGCCATCCTCCCGTCCCTCTTCAGTGGCTGCCTCTGCCCTGGGTACCAGTGGGCAGTGGGCTTTGGCATTCCATGTCCTCACTGGATTCCTCCATGGGTACCTCCCAGTGTCAGAACACATGGAGCGAATAACGGCCTGTCCTGAGCCCCAACCCCGGTTGCAGAGAGAGGCCCTGGGCAGTGAGGCTGCCGGTGGGAATGAGCCTCCTGAGTGCTCTCTCAGCCTCCCCTCTGCACTCCAGCCCACTGCCACCCAGATCATGCCCTTTTCCTCCTGCAGCCGTCTTTCCTAGCCTCTCCTTTCCTCTGCTGGCTCTTGTTCTTCAGCTCCCAGTTTAAGCATTGCCTCCTCCAGGGCGCCTTTTCTCTCCTGCAAGCGAGATTGGGTGTCCCACCTCCACACCTTCCATTTATTCAATTGGTcattaacaaatacttattgagcacacCTAGTGTTTGTGAGCCGTCTCCCCTGAGGGCTGGGACCACCACGTCCTACACCCCATCCTATCTCCCCAGGGCACAGCAGGTGCTTGCACCAGCTGACCTGGGTGTGTCATCCTCCTGTGGTTTCTGCAGCTGCACCTGGTGGAGTCAGACCCTAACCACTTTGCATCCCAGCTGGTGCAAACCTTCATTCACTTTGACACGACGGAGCACCGGAGGGATGAAGAGAACGCACGGCTGCTGGCAGAGCTGGTGCGAGCACGTGGCCTGCAGCTAGATGGCTGTTTCTCCTACTGGGACGACTGCCTGGTGCTCACAGCCATGCTCTGCCAGGAGTTGGGTCTGCCCTGCAGTCCCCCGGCTGCTATGCGCCTGGCCAAGCAGAAGAGCCGCACCCAACTGCACCTGCTGGGCTGCCATGGCCCGCCTTGGCCTGCGCCCTCCCTCCATGCTGTGCCCTGCTGCCCGCTGGAGAGTGAAGCTGACGTGGAGAGGGCTGTCCACCAGGTACCCCTGCCAGGCGTCATGAAGCTGGAGTTTGGGGCAGGTGCAGTGGGTGTGCGGCTGGTGGAGGATGCGCCACAGTGCCACGAACACTTTTCCCGGATTGCCCGCGACTTGCAGGGGGAGGCTGACTACCCGGGCATCGGGCTGGGCTGGGGCAATGCCATGCTGCTGATGGAGTTTGTAGAAGGCACTGAGCACGATGTAGACCTGGTGGTGTTCGGCGGGCGGCTGCTGGCTGCCTTTGTCTCTGACAATGGCCCCACAAGACTGCCTGGCTTCACTGAGACGGCAGCCTGCATGCCCACTGGGCTGGCACCAGAGCAGGAGGCACAGATGGTGCAGGCAGCCTTCCGCTGCTGCCTGGGCTGCGGGCTGCTTGATGGGGTCTTTAATGTGGAGCTCAAGCTAACTGGGGCTGGGCCTCGGCTCATTGAGATCAATCCCCGCATGGGTGGCTTCTATCTACGTGACTGGATCCTGGAGCTGTATGGTGTGGAcctgctgctggctgctgctATGGTGGCCTGCGGTCTGCGTCCCgccctgcccacccacccacgTGCCCGTGGCCACCTGATGGGCATCATGTGCCTGGTATCCCAGCACCAGCAGATGCTGAGTTCTACCACCAACCGGGAGACCCTGCAGGCTCTGCAGGAACAGGGCCTGCTGCGCCTCAATCTGCTGGAGGAGACCCTGGTGCCTGGCGAATACGAGGAGCCCTACTGTAGTGTGGCCTGTGCGGGGTCCAGCTCCGCTGAGGCCCGCCTCCGCCTGCTGGGACTCTGCCAGGGTCTGGGCATTGACGGGCCCAACTACCCTGTTGCCTACTTTCTGTCTCACTTCAAATAGCACTGGGGCCGGGGGCAGGGACGAAGTGCTGGGGAGAGGAGCTGTAGTGCCCTCTGCTCCCTGGtgctccctgcccctctctctatggccccaccccagccccggcCTGGCCCACTCCAATGCTCAGGTCTATTTCAGAGTGGTAGGGCCATTTTGACACCAAAGGCTTCCTGGGCTCAAGCGCCACAAAAGCAAATATCTGGGGGCTGCCGGGCCCTCTTGCTCTCTCAAAGGCCCCAGCCCACCCCATGGCTGCCCCAGGACTCTAGCCTTGGAGAAGTGACAACAGCTGCACACACATACTGctgcccccactccccaccccaggtggAAGTGAATTCAaacccagcccctctccccacccctccaggtctgtctctctttctgccaCTTATAGGAGAAGAGAACTGGGGAAGGGGGGCCTCTGGTCTTGGATGAATCCCAGGAAAACCTGAGACTACAGCCTTTGTCTTCCTCTTACCCAAATCCCAGGATAGTTCTAGAGCCTGCTGAAAACCTTGGCAGTGCCCTGCCGCTTCTCCGGCAGTACAAGGAAGTGACCTGTGGTCAGCAGTGTCATCTCCTCTCACACCTCCAGGCAGACACTATTGCCCCCATTCTACAGGTGAGGGAACAGGTTCAGAGAGGAAAAATTACTGCCCCAAGGTCATACCACAGTGGATGGAGGGTTGTGGGACATGATGCAAGGTCCAGGTTTTCACTTTTATTAAGTCTTACATGTGCACTCAGCTTCTAAGCCCCCCTCACCTCCCTGCCCTCATCCATAAGTGGCCCTGAATACCTCCCTCCTGTGCACCATGCACGTTTTCCACCAAACTTCAGTGCTTTGGCCCCTGTCACACCTAACTAGCATTGGCTGATGAGAGTCTACACTACCTAATTCAGGGAAGGCTGCTTTAGGAACTCCTGCCTCTGCACAGCACAGGGGCTGTGGACAGCAACCAAGCATCCCTCCCCAAATAAAGGTTTACAGACTAGTGAAGTGTCTGGAGTCTGAGATAGGTTCCCTCAACTGGACAACTCCTCCAAGGCTCAgcttgggggggagaggggagggaagtgaGGGTAGGTGATGCCTGGAGCATCTGGAGCTAAGGGAAAAGCACGCCACTGGCCAGGCCTCTGGGTTGACCTTCAGTAGGGGCCTTCCCTACACCACATCAGGGCCCAAACCTGAGGATCTCCTTTGGTGGAATTACAGCCAGAACGCCACATCCAACCAGATAACCCTCTACCAGGCTGGAGACCCCTAAGTTCTGTCCATCTGAGTTTGTACCCAGCCTCCCCTGTGCAGCTGGAATACACATCTAGACAGCTTCCAACAATCAGAACTCACACCCAAGGCCTGGTCTGGCCCCAATTCACCCCCAGAGCCACATGAGACAAGAATCCATGACCAATCTAAAGTCATAGACGATGgggctggctcgtggctcacttgggagagtgcggtgctgataacaccaaggccatgggttcggatcctatatagggatggctggctggttggctcacttgggagagtgtggtgctgacaacaccaagtcaagggttaagattcccttaccggtcatctttttagaaaaaataaaaatgaagtcataGACAAGGTCTGGAGtctttattctttcaataaagctttgcttttttttttttgaggctggctgtACAGGGATGGAagcctggacctcggtgttatcagcacaaggatctaaccaactgagccaaccggccagcctcaACAGTTTTGTTAAGTGCTTATTCTGTACCAGGCGGCCAAATTACTAAATGTGCTCAAATTGACAACTGAGTTTGCCCATATTTACAGGTGGATCAATGAGCCCCAAAATCTTTAGGGCAAGGAACTGGCAATAGAACCCGGCAGTGAGCTGGTCACCCAGTAAATGCTTTGACCCGCAGAGTCTTCGAGCCAGAGGCACGTTAGGGAGGCCCTGATGCAGCCGCTTTCCTTTCAGGAGCGAGTAGGGAGGAGGGCGACCTGCCCCTCGCCACCCAGCCAGCCTGGCAGCACACGTCTCCAACAGGTCTGGGGATTGCATTTACACTCAAACCTGCATGCACTTCCCACTCTGACCCATCCAAACTCAAGCTCTCCCCAGAGCCATCCGCTTCTGTCCAGTGCTGACCCTGGGGAGCAGTGCTGGGAAGCCAGAGGGGCCCTCCGAAGAGGGTTCCGCAGGCTGAAGTGTGGGCTTCCCTGCACTCTGGGACTACAACTCCCGATACGCCTTGCGACGGACGCCATCTTTTCTCTCTTGTGGGTTAATCGGCCTACCGGAGAGTGAGCAAAGTCATTGCGTCATCGGCGCGCGCGGCTGTCGTCGCGGGATGATAACGTACATGCCCGGGCCTGGGACTGTCAGTCAGAGCGCGGCCAGGTACGGGCCGAGGGGCCCGCGGGGCCGGCGCCGCCATGACGGCCGTGTTTGACCTGGACTTGGAGACGGAGGAAGGCAGCGAGGGCGAGGGCGAGCCAGAGTTCAGCTCCGCGGTGAGTGTTCCGCCCGGGCGCGACTGATCCCCGCCCCTATCCAGCCGTGACCgcacccttcccccacctctcctccaggcccccagccctttCCCCGGATTCTCTTTTCTGCCTTAGTCCTCTCCTCCCCAGTCCTGGCCCATCCTCTGCGAGCTCCCATCCCTGATCCCCTTCTCCCCTGGGCCAAGCAGTCCACCTCGGAGGGGAGGGGGGTATCCCGGCACCTCCCTTGGCTCTTACCCCTCGGTTTCTCACAGGACGCGTGTCCCCTTGCCGAGTCGAGGGCGGCTGGCCTGGAGTGAGTGAGGGtcgtgttgggggagggggaatggggtggggaaggagaccCGGGGAGCACTGGAGCCTGCCTCCATGAACTTCTTGTGTCCATAGGCCTGTGGGACACTATGAGGAGGTGGAGCTGACTGAGACCAGTGTGAACCTGGGCCCTGAGCGCATCGGACCCCATTGCTTTGAGCTGTTGAGTGTGCTGGGCAAGGGGGGCTATGGCAAGGTACTGGTGCTCCCTCCTCACGACCACATAGCCTCAATCTTGTGCCAGCAAAGGATTCTCAAAACAAACAAGACTTGTAAATCAGCAGAGCCTCTGATAGAATTCAGATCTAGGAACATAAAGGAGGGCAGGGCAAATGCTGTCAGAATCAGACTAGAAATCTTTACTGCCCCACCCTTAGGTGGGCCTAGGCCTCTTGGTCCCAATGCCAGAGCTTCAGGGTGGGGCTTCTTGAAGACTAGATGTAGAGAGGGAAGTTGATCCTGTCTCCCCTGCTCTACAGGTGTTCCAGGTGCGAAAGGTGCAAGGCACCAACTTGGGCAAAATATATGCCATGAAAGTCCTGAGGAAGGTGAGTCATTCATTTAGCCAACAAATAGTGATTGGCTGCCATTCCCAAGGCACAAGCCAGGCTTTGGGAAGACAGCAGTTAACACAATGCAGGAGACATGGCATTGGCCAGTTTATTATCTATTGTGATGTATATTGTCttgcagtaattctcaaataggGGCACTTttgcctcccaggggacatttgacaatgtttgGACACATTTTGATTGTCAAGACTGGAGAGGGAAGTGCTATTGAcatccagtgggtagaggccGGGGATGCCGCTAAACATTCCACAACGCACAAGACAAcctcccacagcaaagaattatctgactcaaggtgtcagtagtgccaaggttaAGAAACCCTGTGTTGGAGGATAAGCCAGTTCCTGAAAAGGGTGATTGCTGACAGCAGCAGaattatggaaaaatacaatggAGTGGCAGAGGATGACAGAAGGGTAATGGCTGGAGGGACTGAAGAAGCTCTGGGTACCCCACCTTCTCACTGATTCCTGCTTCTTCAGGCCAAAATTGTGCGCAATGCGAAGGACACGGCACACACGCGGGCTGAGCGGAACATTCTAGAGTCAGTGAAGCACCCTTTCATTGTGGA of Cynocephalus volans isolate mCynVol1 chromosome 4, mCynVol1.pri, whole genome shotgun sequence contains these proteins:
- the CARNS1 gene encoding carnosine synthase 1 isoform X1, with amino-acid sequence MLSLDPLGPEWDCPLGSKDLDEEEGPWGGGSSLPPTGCFPGSWRQDVGLDCKGSPEGAEARAWTVYYYSLLQSCLQQAGLPETQDRSQVPRTGCPGAEVTLCILGSPSTFLSVLLEGGVQSPGNMLLCLSPAWLTKVPAPGQPSEAALMVSKAVSFYPGGLTFLDEFVPPRRATYFLAGLGLGPGWGREAAELARDLTCPTGASAELARLLEDRLLTRRLLAQHGSVAVPATLAFTYKPPGFLQGGDASPGLRLVELSGKEGQETLVKEEIGAFLCSEALGDVVQVAVKFSGWRWRGRQALRLHSRAELGAVVDTVLALLEKLEEEESVLVEAVCPPAQLPFPGGPSPGPELAVRICAVVCRIQGDRPLMSKVVCGVGRRDRPLRHQSSLPRTLEMALAQCGLGEAAQVALVRQRVKAAAEAALAAVLALEASLSAEQRGGRRAHTDFLGVDFALTVAGRALTPVALELNSGLCLEACGALEGLWAAPRPGPGAEEVAAAPLVETMLRRSARCLMEGRQLLLVGAGSVSKKFVWQAARDYGLKLHLVESDPNHFASQLVQTFIHFDTTEHRRDEENARLLAELVRARGLQLDGCFSYWDDCLVLTAMLCQELGLPCSPPAAMRLAKQKSRTQLHLLGCHGPPWPAPSLHAVPCCPLESEADVERAVHQVPLPGVMKLEFGAGAVGVRLVEDAPQCHEHFSRIARDLQGEADYPGIGLGWGNAMLLMEFVEGTEHDVDLVVFGGRLLAAFVSDNGPTRLPGFTETAACMPTGLAPEQEAQMVQAAFRCCLGCGLLDGVFNVELKLTGAGPRLIEINPRMGGFYLRDWILELYGVDLLLAAAMVACGLRPALPTHPRARGHLMGIMCLVSQHQQMLSSTTNRETLQALQEQGLLRLNLLEETLVPGEYEEPYCSVACAGSSSAEARLRLLGLCQGLGIDGPNYPVAYFLSHFK
- the CARNS1 gene encoding carnosine synthase 1 isoform X2 gives rise to the protein MLLCLSPAWLTKVPAPGQPSEAALMVSKAVSFYPGGLTFLDEFVPPRRATYFLAGLGLGPGWGREAAELARDLTCPTGASAELARLLEDRLLTRRLLAQHGSVAVPATLAFTYKPPGFLQGGDASPGLRLVELSGKEGQETLVKEEIGAFLCSEALGDVVQVAVKFSGWRWRGRQALRLHSRAELGAVVDTVLALLEKLEEEESVLVEAVCPPAQLPFPGGPSPGPELAVRICAVVCRIQGDRPLMSKVVCGVGRRDRPLRHQSSLPRTLEMALAQCGLGEAAQVALVRQRVKAAAEAALAAVLALEASLSAEQRGGRRAHTDFLGVDFALTVAGRALTPVALELNSGLCLEACGALEGLWAAPRPGPGAEEVAAAPLVETMLRRSARCLMEGRQLLLVGAGSVSKKFVWQAARDYGLKLHLVESDPNHFASQLVQTFIHFDTTEHRRDEENARLLAELVRARGLQLDGCFSYWDDCLVLTAMLCQELGLPCSPPAAMRLAKQKSRTQLHLLGCHGPPWPAPSLHAVPCCPLESEADVERAVHQVPLPGVMKLEFGAGAVGVRLVEDAPQCHEHFSRIARDLQGEADYPGIGLGWGNAMLLMEFVEGTEHDVDLVVFGGRLLAAFVSDNGPTRLPGFTETAACMPTGLAPEQEAQMVQAAFRCCLGCGLLDGVFNVELKLTGAGPRLIEINPRMGGFYLRDWILELYGVDLLLAAAMVACGLRPALPTHPRARGHLMGIMCLVSQHQQMLSSTTNRETLQALQEQGLLRLNLLEETLVPGEYEEPYCSVACAGSSSAEARLRLLGLCQGLGIDGPNYPVAYFLSHFK